One stretch of Archocentrus centrarchus isolate MPI-CPG fArcCen1 chromosome 5, fArcCen1, whole genome shotgun sequence DNA includes these proteins:
- the mapk14b gene encoding mitogen-activated protein kinase 14B isoform X1: MSQKERPTFYRQELNKTVWEVPERYQNLSPVGSGAYGSVCSAFDLKSNLKVAVKKLSRPFQSIIHAKRTYRELRLLKHMKHENVIGLLDVFTPATNLEEFNDVYLVTHLMGADLNNIVKCQKLTDDHVQFLIYQILRGLKYIHSADIIHRDLKPSNLAVNEDCELKILDFGLARHTDDEMTGYVATRWYRAPEIMLNWMHYNMTVDIWSVGCIMAELLTGRTLFPGTDHINQLQQIMRLTGTPPASLISRMPSHEARNYINSLPQMPKRNFADVFIGANPLAVDLLEKMLVLDTDKRITASEALAHPYFAQYHDPDDEPEAEPYDQSFESRELEIEEWKALTYEEVISFVPPSFDEDDMES, encoded by the exons ATGTCGCAGAAGGAGAGACCCACGTTCTACCGACAGGAGCTCAACAAAACCGTGTGGGAAGTCCCGGAGCGCTACCAGAACTTATCTCCCGTCGGTTCCGGCGCTTACGGATCCGTGTG CTCGGCCTTCGATTTGAAGTCGAACCTGAAGGTAGCGGTGAAGAAGTTGTCCAGACCTTTCCAGTCCATCATCCATGCAAAGAGAACCTACAGAGAGCTGCGGCTGCTCAAACACATGAAGCATGAAAAT gtGATCGGCCTATTAGATGTTTTCACACCAGCGACAAACTTAGAGGAATTTAACGATGT GTACTTGGTGACACACCTAATGGGGGCGGACCTCAACAACATCGTGAAATGTCAGAAGCTCACGGATGACCACGTCCAGTTCCTCATATACCAGATCCTCAGAGGCTTAAAG TACATCCACTCTGCAGATATCATCCACAGA gaCTTGAAGCCCAGTAATCTGGCTGTGAATGAAGACTGTGAGCTTAAG ATCCTGGACTTCGGTTTGGCACGGCACACAGATGACGAAATGACAGGATACGTAGCCACACGGTGGTATCGGGCCCCAGAGATCATGCTCAACTGGATGCACTACAACATGACCG tGGATATCTGGTCGGTGGGCTGCATCATGGCTGAACTACTTACAGGACGGACGCTCTTCCCTGGCACAGATC ACATAAACCAGCTGCAGCAGATAATGCGCCTCACAGGGACGCCCCCAGCCTCCCTCATAAGCAGGATGCCCAGCCATGAG GCGAGGAACTACATCAACTCACTTCCTCAGATGCCCAAGAGAAACTTTGCTGATGTGTTTATTGGTGCCAACCCTCTTG CGGTGGATTTGCTGGAGAAAATGTTGGTGCTGGATACAGACAAACGGATCACAGCTTCTGAGGCTCTGGCCCATCCTTACTTTGCCCAGTACCACGATCCAGATGACGAGCCCGAAGCAGAGCCTTATGACCAGAGCTTTGAAAGCCGTGAGCTGGAAATTGAGGAATGGAAAG CCTTAACCTATGAAGAGGTGATCAGCTTTGTGCCACCATCTTTCGATGAAGATGACATGGAATCTTGA
- the tmem167b gene encoding protein kish-B — translation MTNVYSFDGILVFGLLFICTCAYLKKVPRLNSWLLSEKKGVWGVFYKAAVIGTRLHIAVAASCLAMAFYVIFLK, via the exons ATGACAAATG TGTACTCATTCGATGGCATCCTGGTCTTTGGGCTGCTATTTATCTGCACTTGTGCATACCTCAAAAAGGTGCCTCGCCTCAACAGCTGGCTGCTGTCAGAGAAGaaaggagtatggggtgtcttcTACAAAG CTGCAGTAATTGGGACAAGGCTTCACATCGCTGTGGCAGCTTCATGCCTGGCCATGGCCTTCTATGTTATCTTCTTAAAATGA
- the mapk14b gene encoding mitogen-activated protein kinase 14B isoform X2, whose translation MSQKERPTFYRQELNKTVWEVPERYQNLSPVGSGAYGSVCSAFDLKSNLKVAVKKLSRPFQSIIHAKRTYRELRLLKHMKHENVIGLLDVFTPATNLEEFNDVYLVTHLMGADLNNIVKCQKLTDDHVQFLIYQILRGLKYIHSADIIHRDLKPSNLAVNEDCELKILDFGLARHTDDEMTGYVATRWYRAPEIMLNWMHYNMTVDIWSVGCIMAELLTGRTLFPGTDHIDQLKLIMMLVGTPGPELLMKISSESARNYINSLPQMPKRNFADVFIGANPLAVDLLEKMLVLDTDKRITASEALAHPYFAQYHDPDDEPEAEPYDQSFESRELEIEEWKALTYEEVISFVPPSFDEDDMES comes from the exons ATGTCGCAGAAGGAGAGACCCACGTTCTACCGACAGGAGCTCAACAAAACCGTGTGGGAAGTCCCGGAGCGCTACCAGAACTTATCTCCCGTCGGTTCCGGCGCTTACGGATCCGTGTG CTCGGCCTTCGATTTGAAGTCGAACCTGAAGGTAGCGGTGAAGAAGTTGTCCAGACCTTTCCAGTCCATCATCCATGCAAAGAGAACCTACAGAGAGCTGCGGCTGCTCAAACACATGAAGCATGAAAAT gtGATCGGCCTATTAGATGTTTTCACACCAGCGACAAACTTAGAGGAATTTAACGATGT GTACTTGGTGACACACCTAATGGGGGCGGACCTCAACAACATCGTGAAATGTCAGAAGCTCACGGATGACCACGTCCAGTTCCTCATATACCAGATCCTCAGAGGCTTAAAG TACATCCACTCTGCAGATATCATCCACAGA gaCTTGAAGCCCAGTAATCTGGCTGTGAATGAAGACTGTGAGCTTAAG ATCCTGGACTTCGGTTTGGCACGGCACACAGATGACGAAATGACAGGATACGTAGCCACACGGTGGTATCGGGCCCCAGAGATCATGCTCAACTGGATGCACTACAACATGACCG tGGATATCTGGTCGGTGGGCTGCATCATGGCTGAACTACTTACAGGACGGACGCTCTTCCCTGGCACAGATC ATATTGATCAGTTGAAGCTTATAATGATGCTCGTCGGAACGCCAGGGCCTGAGCTCTTGATGAAAATCTCTTCAGAGTCT GCGAGGAACTACATCAACTCACTTCCTCAGATGCCCAAGAGAAACTTTGCTGATGTGTTTATTGGTGCCAACCCTCTTG CGGTGGATTTGCTGGAGAAAATGTTGGTGCTGGATACAGACAAACGGATCACAGCTTCTGAGGCTCTGGCCCATCCTTACTTTGCCCAGTACCACGATCCAGATGACGAGCCCGAAGCAGAGCCTTATGACCAGAGCTTTGAAAGCCGTGAGCTGGAAATTGAGGAATGGAAAG CCTTAACCTATGAAGAGGTGATCAGCTTTGTGCCACCATCTTTCGATGAAGATGACATGGAATCTTGA